The nucleotide sequence AAACATGGAAGTAGAATTCACGCAACCCATTGAAATGCGTTTCAATGAACTGGTTACTGGAGTGCGAGCAGATGTCGCCATTAAAATTTTTGGTGAAGATTTAGAAATTCTTTCAGATAAAGCGAATGAAATAAGAAATCTAATTAAAGATGTAGAAGGTGCTTCGGATATTACAGTTGAAAAAGTTGAAGGCTTACCTCAGATGAGCGTTATATATAATAGAAGTAAAATTGCGAGATATGGTTTAAATATTTCCGATTTAAATCAATTAATTTCTATGGGATTTGCTGGTGAAGCAGTTGGAAGTGTGTTTGAAGGAGAAAAGCGCTTCGATTTAGTGTTGCGCTTAGACCAGTCACAACGAAAAAGTATTGAAAACCTCCAAAATTTATATGTCGACACACCTAACGGGTTGAAAATTCCATTAAACGAATTAGCAGAAATAAAACATACCAAAGGTCCAGCGCAAATATCTAGAGACGATACCAAGCGACGCATTGTGGTTGGAATTAATGTAAGAAATCGTGACTTGCAATCGGTTGTAGATGATGTAAGTCAACTAATAGATGCCAACTTAAAATTACCAGCTGGTTATAGCATTACCTATGGAGGACAATTTGAAAATCTGCAAAATGCGACAGCCAGATTAAAAGTAGCTGTTCCTGTAGCTTTATTTCTAATTTTTATTCTCCTGTATTTTGCTTTTGGTTCAGTAAAAGAAGCATTAATGGTGTATTCAGCAATTCCGTTGGCAGCAGTTGGAGGCGTATTATTACTTTGGATTAGAGACTTGCCTTTTAGTATTTCGGCAGGTGTTGGTTTTATAGCGCTTTTCGGTATTGCTGTATTAAATGGCATTGTCCTTATTGAGCATTTTAAATCATTAAAAGAATCTGGAACTATGAATATGAAAGTATTAATTATTAAAGGTACCACCGAACGACTAAGACCTGTACTGCTTACAGCAATGGCAGCTGCTTTAGGGTTTTTACCTATGGCGGTTTCTACCAGTGCTGGAGCAGAAGTGCAACGACCATTAGCAACAGTAGTTATTGGAGGGTTAATAACAGCAACGATACTAACCCTTGTTGTGTTGCCTGTATTGTATTCTTGGTTTGAAACTATTAAGATTAAGAAGATGAATAAGAACACAATAATAACCACTTTACTATTATTGTTTGCATTTCAAATGAATGCACAAACAAAGCCAATAACTATTGATGAAGTGTTAGCCAAAGCAATAGAAAACAATGCATCTTTAAAAGCATCAGCATTAACGGTTGAAGAGAAAGAAGCTTTGGTAAGCAGTGCGTTTAGTTTTGATAAAACAAATGTTTATTATAATTATGATGAGAGCAATCTAGCCATAAACAATGAACCATTAAAAGTCTTTGGAGTTTCACAAGATTTCAAATTTCCAACGGTGTATTTTGCTCAAAAAAAGCTTAATAAGGCAGCACAAAGCATAGCAGAAGCAAAGTACAATATCCAATTGTTAAAGGTTAAAAGAGATGTGTATTCAGCTTATTATCAATTAGTTTATGCCAACGAAAAAGTTGCAACTATTCAATATTTAGATAGCTTGTATAAAGATTTTGCAAAAGCTTCTGAAAGACGTTTCGAATTAGGCGAAACCAATTATCTCGAAATGATTTCAGCTAAATCAAAACAACGTCAAATAGAAATGTTATTAGGACAAGCATCAAAGGAAGTTATTGCTGCCCAACATCAGCTTAATAAAGTAGTGCAATCTGATGTATCTTCATTTAAAACGCAAGCTTCTAATAGGCTAGAATTAGAAAAAACACTTAACAGTCCTAATGATGGGTTAGCATATTTTGAAAGTTCTAAAGATTACTACAATTCAGCAATCAATTTAGAATCGCAAAATTTGTTACCAGATGTAAGCTTCGAGTATTTTCAAGGTACAAATAGTACCTTAAATTCAAGTATAAATGGCTATCAAATAGGTGTTAAAATACCATTGTTATTTAGCGGAAATTCATCAAAAATTAAAGCTTCTAAGCTGGCTTTTAAAGTTGCTGAAGAACAGCAAAAAAATTACAGTTTAAGATATGAGGCAGAGTTTAATACACTCCTAGCAAAAATAGAGCAACTAGATGAAGCACTAATATATTATGAAACTCAAGGAAAACATCTTTCTGAAGAGATTATTAAAACTGCCGAACAAAGTTTTAAACACGGAGAAATAGACTTTTTTCAATTCATCCAAAGTATTGAAAATGCAAAAGAAATTGAACTTAGTTACTTAGAAAATTTAAATCAATACAATCAAACAGTTATTACCATTAACAACTTAATATTATAAAACAATAACATGAAACACATATATAGCATTTTATTTTTACTAGTCATTTTGTCTTGTGGGAATAATGAAAAAGAAACAGAGGTTAGTATAGAAAGTCAAAATTATCCAGAAGAGATTATTGTTTCAAAATCACAATTTGAATCTGAAAACATGGAGCTTGGAGAATTGTCTTTGCAAGAGTTTAATGAAACTGTAGTAACAACTGGTTTTATAGATGTACCGCCATCTAGTAAAGCAAGCGTTACTACATTTATGCCTGGATACATTAAAAACGCACCTCTTTTAGTTGGTAATGAAGTCAGAAAAGGGCAATTATTAGTAACGTTAGAAAATCCAGAATATGTAGAGTTACAACAAAACTATTTAGAAGTTTCTAATCAACTTAAATATTTAAAATCAGAGTTTGAGAGACAATCAACTTTGTATAAAGAGAACATCACCTCTCAAAAAAATTATTTAAAAGCCGAAAGTAGTTACAAAAGTAATTTGGCGCATTATAATGGTTTAAAGCAAAATTTAAAAATGTTGAATATTAATCCATTAGATGTTGAAAACGGGAAGGTCTCATCAACAATTAACTTATACGCACCAATTAAAGGCTCAATTACGAAAGTAAATGTAAGTAACGGTTCTTATGTGTCTTCATCTACTGAAATACTTGAAATTGTAAATACGGAACACATCCATTTAGAATTAATGGTTTTTGAAAAGGATGTCTTAAAGATAGATAAAGGACAGCCAATTAATTTTAAAACACCTGAAGCCTCAAGCGAAGTTTTTAAAGCAGATGTACATTTAGTTGGAACATCTATAGACCCAATTAACAGAACCATAAAAGTACATGGTCATATAGAAGATGATGAACAAACATCTTTTGTTACAGGAATGTTTGTTGAAGCTCAAATAATTACAGGATCATCTAATCTAAATGCTTTGCCAAAAACAGCAGTTACAGAAATTGAAGGCACATATTATGCTTTAATAGTTAGTAAAAAGGGTGAAGAAGAATACATTTTTGAAAAAATAGAAGTTGAAGTAGGAAAGCAAACTGAAGATTTTATAGAGGTTTTAAACACAAAAAAATTTATTGAGAAGCAATTTCTTACTAAAGGGACTTTTATGCTCTATCTGGAGGAGAATAAGTAAGGATTTATTTTTTAAGATTGAGCGCAACTTTTTTATTAAAAGAACATCTTATAAAGGCATGATTATTGATAAATCTTTTTGAACTAAAAACTAAACAAATGAAAAAACCAATTCTCTTACTTACGTTGCTTTGCACAATTATGTCTTTTTCACAAGAAGTAAATGATAATTTTGATACTTCAAAAAGAGATGAACTAAAATTAAATATGACAAACCTTATAGGCTTTAAGTGGCTAGATGTTGGTTATGAACGAATTATTAATGAAGAATCATCATTTGGTGTAGGAACACTTATTAGCTTAGGGGATGATTATGATACTGGATTAGATGAATATAGAACGTTTTCAATCACACCATATTATAGACATTTCTTTTCTAAAAAATATGCACAAGGATTTTTTGTAGAAGCTTTTGGTATGTTGCATTCTGGAAAAGAAGAAACCTATGTATATTATGATGAGTTACCAAATGTCTATGGAGAATATAATGAAGATAATTATACCGATTTTGCGGTTGGAATTTCAGCAGGTGCAAAATTTGTCACCAAACGAGGGTTTATTGCCGAAATATATTTAGGAATAGGAAGAGATTTACTTGGTAATAGTGATATTGAAGTTGTTGGTCGTGGTGGTATAGCTATTGGATATAGGTTTTAATAGATAAATATAAAAGAGGCAATCTTAAAAGTAATATTTTGTCAACCTGAACTTTAATAATCAAAATAATACGATTCTGAAATAAATTCAGAATGACGCTTTTTAGTTCATTTAAGACAGCCTCTTTTTTTAGATTTCTGCTTTTTGGTAGTACTTTACATTTTCATCAACCAAGATTTCACATCTACCTCTTGTTTTATGATGTTGCGTAATTCTTCAATTTTAACTCGTTTTTGCTCCATAGTATCACGATGTCTTATAGTGACTGTGTTGTCCTCTAATGTATCGTGATCTACTGTAATACAAAATGGTGTTCCGTTTGCATCTTGACGTCTGTAACGTCTTCCGACAGCATCTTTTTCATCGTAATCAACTGAGAAATCCCATTTTAAATCGTCTACAATTTTACGAGCTACCTCAGGTAAACCATCCTTTTTAACCAATGGCAAAATAGCTGCTTTTGTCGGTGCTAAAACACTTGGTAATTTTAAAACAGTCCTCGTGGTGCCATTTTCTAATTCTTCTTCTTGTAATGAATTGGAAAAAACTGCTAAAAACATTCTATCTAAACCAATAGACGTTTCTACTACATAAGGCACGTAGTTTTTGTTATCTTCATGATCGAAATATTGTAGCTTCTTTCCAGAATGCTCTTCATGGGCTTTTAAATCGAAATCTGTACGAGAATGGATGCCTTCTAATTCTTTAAACCCAAATGGGAATTTAAATTCGATATCTGCTGCTGCATCAGCATAATGTGCTAGTTTTTCATGGTCATGAAAACGGTAATTGTCTTTACCCATTCCAAGAGATAAATGCCACTTAAGTCTATTTTCTTTCCATATTTCATACCATTCTTTTTGGGTGCCTGGTTTTACAAAAAACTGCATTTCCATTTGCTCAAATTCACGCATTCTAAAAATAAATTGGCGCGCTACGATTTCGTTTCTAAAGGCTTTTCCTGTTTGAGCAATTCCAAACGGAATTTTCATACGCCCCGTTTTTTGAACATTCAAAAAGTTCACGAAAATACCTT is from Pontimicrobium sp. SW4 and encodes:
- a CDS encoding efflux RND transporter permease subunit, with translation MEVEFTQPIEMRFNELVTGVRADVAIKIFGEDLEILSDKANEIRNLIKDVEGASDITVEKVEGLPQMSVIYNRSKIARYGLNISDLNQLISMGFAGEAVGSVFEGEKRFDLVLRLDQSQRKSIENLQNLYVDTPNGLKIPLNELAEIKHTKGPAQISRDDTKRRIVVGINVRNRDLQSVVDDVSQLIDANLKLPAGYSITYGGQFENLQNATARLKVAVPVALFLIFILLYFAFGSVKEALMVYSAIPLAAVGGVLLLWIRDLPFSISAGVGFIALFGIAVLNGIVLIEHFKSLKESGTMNMKVLIIKGTTERLRPVLLTAMAAALGFLPMAVSTSAGAEVQRPLATVVIGGLITATILTLVVLPVLYSWFETIKIKKMNKNTIITTLLLLFAFQMNAQTKPITIDEVLAKAIENNASLKASALTVEEKEALVSSAFSFDKTNVYYNYDESNLAINNEPLKVFGVSQDFKFPTVYFAQKKLNKAAQSIAEAKYNIQLLKVKRDVYSAYYQLVYANEKVATIQYLDSLYKDFAKASERRFELGETNYLEMISAKSKQRQIEMLLGQASKEVIAAQHQLNKVVQSDVSSFKTQASNRLELEKTLNSPNDGLAYFESSKDYYNSAINLESQNLLPDVSFEYFQGTNSTLNSSINGYQIGVKIPLLFSGNSSKIKASKLAFKVAEEQQKNYSLRYEAEFNTLLAKIEQLDEALIYYETQGKHLSEEIIKTAEQSFKHGEIDFFQFIQSIENAKEIELSYLENLNQYNQTVITINNLIL
- a CDS encoding efflux RND transporter periplasmic adaptor subunit, with the protein product MKHIYSILFLLVILSCGNNEKETEVSIESQNYPEEIIVSKSQFESENMELGELSLQEFNETVVTTGFIDVPPSSKASVTTFMPGYIKNAPLLVGNEVRKGQLLVTLENPEYVELQQNYLEVSNQLKYLKSEFERQSTLYKENITSQKNYLKAESSYKSNLAHYNGLKQNLKMLNINPLDVENGKVSSTINLYAPIKGSITKVNVSNGSYVSSSTEILEIVNTEHIHLELMVFEKDVLKIDKGQPINFKTPEASSEVFKADVHLVGTSIDPINRTIKVHGHIEDDEQTSFVTGMFVEAQIITGSSNLNALPKTAVTEIEGTYYALIVSKKGEEEYIFEKIEVEVGKQTEDFIEVLNTKKFIEKQFLTKGTFMLYLEENK
- a CDS encoding DUF3575 domain-containing protein, whose protein sequence is MKKPILLLTLLCTIMSFSQEVNDNFDTSKRDELKLNMTNLIGFKWLDVGYERIINEESSFGVGTLISLGDDYDTGLDEYRTFSITPYYRHFFSKKYAQGFFVEAFGMLHSGKEETYVYYDELPNVYGEYNEDNYTDFAVGISAGAKFVTKRGFIAEIYLGIGRDLLGNSDIEVVGRGGIAIGYRF
- a CDS encoding glycine--tRNA ligase, whose product is MANQDDKFKKVISHAKEYGYVFQSSEIYDGLSAVYDYAQNGVELKKNIRDYWWKAMVQMHENIVGLDAAIFMHPTTWKASGHVDAFNDPLIDNKDSKKRYRADVLIEDYCAKIETKIDKEITKAAKRFGDAFNKEEFVSTNGRVLGYQEKINTILSRMAKSLENEDLADVKALIEELEIADPLTGSKNWTDVKQFNLMFGTKLGASADSAMDLYLRPETAQGIFVNFLNVQKTGRMKIPFGIAQTGKAFRNEIVARQFIFRMREFEQMEMQFFVKPGTQKEWYEIWKENRLKWHLSLGMGKDNYRFHDHEKLAHYADAAADIEFKFPFGFKELEGIHSRTDFDLKAHEEHSGKKLQYFDHEDNKNYVPYVVETSIGLDRMFLAVFSNSLQEEELENGTTRTVLKLPSVLAPTKAAILPLVKKDGLPEVARKIVDDLKWDFSVDYDEKDAVGRRYRRQDANGTPFCITVDHDTLEDNTVTIRHRDTMEQKRVKIEELRNIIKQEVDVKSWLMKM